One stretch of Natranaerovirga pectinivora DNA includes these proteins:
- the ltrA gene encoding group II intron reverse transcriptase/maturase, with protein MNHTKETMTRQVGLGKTLQTSLYEIERKATKNKKHKFENLYQLLNRQNLIKAYRDINKQASSGIDGQSAKEFGENLIEEVTKIEEELKTNRYRTSLVKRTYIEKPGGGQRPLGIPTVKDKTIQIATKKILEAIYEPEFIESSMGYRKNRGAKQAVEYLGKELNFGKYTYIVEADIKGFFDNVNHQWLKRMLEEKVRDKRIITLIEKWLKAGIIEPTGEIEKPQKGTPQGGAISPILANRYLHYALDLWFEKIVEPKSEGECKLARYADDFVCAFRYKRDAERFMKTLGKRLGKFGLTLAEEKTKMIRFSRFEKEKNDTFDFLGFTFRWEKSRKGKDIITHKTSKKGFKRTIQKFKEWIRKTRHCRLMKMFKELNTKLRGYNRK; from the coding sequence ATGAATCATACAAAGGAAACAATGACTAGACAAGTAGGGCTGGGTAAAACATTGCAAACCTCCCTGTATGAAATCGAAAGGAAAGCAACTAAGAATAAAAAACACAAATTCGAGAACTTATATCAATTACTAAACAGACAAAACCTAATAAAAGCCTATAGAGATATAAATAAACAAGCATCAAGTGGAATAGATGGGCAAAGTGCAAAAGAATTCGGTGAAAATTTGATAGAAGAAGTAACAAAAATCGAAGAAGAGTTGAAAACCAATAGATATAGAACAAGCTTAGTAAAAAGAACATATATAGAAAAGCCTGGTGGAGGACAAAGACCATTAGGAATACCAACGGTAAAAGATAAAACCATACAAATTGCAACAAAGAAAATACTAGAAGCCATATATGAACCTGAATTTATAGAAAGTAGTATGGGATATCGAAAAAACCGAGGCGCAAAACAGGCAGTAGAATATCTAGGAAAAGAACTGAACTTCGGAAAATACACCTATATAGTAGAAGCTGATATCAAGGGATTCTTTGATAATGTCAATCATCAATGGTTAAAAAGAATGCTAGAAGAAAAAGTTAGAGACAAAAGAATAATAACATTAATAGAAAAATGGCTTAAAGCTGGCATTATAGAACCAACAGGAGAAATAGAAAAACCACAAAAAGGAACACCACAAGGTGGTGCAATAAGTCCAATACTAGCAAACAGATATTTACACTACGCTTTAGACCTGTGGTTTGAAAAAATAGTTGAACCTAAAAGTGAAGGTGAATGTAAGCTGGCGAGATATGCAGATGACTTTGTTTGCGCCTTTCGATATAAAAGAGATGCTGAAAGATTTATGAAAACTCTAGGGAAAAGGCTAGGAAAATTTGGGTTAACATTAGCAGAAGAAAAAACAAAAATGATTAGGTTTAGTAGATTTGAAAAAGAAAAGAATGATACCTTTGATTTTCTAGGATTTACATTCAGATGGGAAAAGTCAAGAAAAGGAAAAGATATAATCACCCATAAGACTAGTAAAAAAGGATTCAAAAGGACCATACAAAAGTTCAAAGAATGGATAAGGAAAACTAGACATTGTCGTTTGATGAAAATGTTTAAAGAACTAAATACAAAACTACGAGGTTACAATAGGAAATAG
- a CDS encoding IS91 family transposase yields the protein MSKIKSILSYNVMNYMSNFSTSIQQVKAVNSIVSCRTPNMGSHKLSCDCGHSKVVSNSCSNRHCPTCGSFKKELWVNKQQESLLPSHYFLLVFTVPDTLRSIIYFNQKVLYDLLYDSVSKTILDLSKNDLGVIPGFSLILHTWSQTLMFHPHLHCVLAGGGLSKDESFFKSFKKKFFLHVKVLSTVFKGKFLDGFKALYNNGDLKFPYDLQFLKCHDDFASFIDDLYLKDWIVFSKPVLKCSNHVIKYLGRYTHRVAISDYRIVSTENSKVTFSYLDNKDGGKKKFMSLTYDEFMRRFLMHVLPHRFVKIRHYGFLTNRFRAKKVALCRKFIAKQSGVVLTVTPSIHKFELLINLIGKEKLCCPNCGNFYTYVHEVNLN from the coding sequence TTGAGTAAGATTAAGTCTATTTTATCATATAATGTTATGAATTATATGTCTAATTTTTCTACTTCTATTCAACAGGTTAAAGCGGTTAATTCTATTGTTTCTTGTCGTACCCCTAATATGGGTTCTCATAAGCTTTCTTGTGATTGTGGACATTCTAAAGTTGTTTCTAATTCTTGTTCTAATAGACATTGTCCTACTTGTGGTTCTTTTAAGAAAGAGTTATGGGTGAATAAGCAACAGGAATCTTTGTTGCCTTCTCATTATTTTCTTCTTGTTTTTACTGTACCTGATACTCTTAGGTCTATTATTTATTTTAATCAAAAGGTCCTTTATGATCTTCTTTATGATTCAGTTTCTAAAACAATTTTAGACCTTTCTAAAAATGACCTTGGAGTTATTCCTGGATTTTCTTTAATTTTACATACTTGGAGCCAAACCCTTATGTTTCATCCTCATCTTCATTGTGTTTTAGCTGGTGGTGGTCTTTCTAAAGATGAATCTTTTTTTAAGTCTTTTAAAAAGAAGTTTTTTCTTCATGTAAAGGTTTTATCTACTGTTTTTAAAGGTAAGTTTCTTGATGGTTTTAAAGCACTTTATAATAATGGAGATTTAAAGTTTCCTTATGATTTACAGTTTCTTAAGTGTCATGATGATTTTGCATCTTTTATTGATGATCTTTATCTAAAGGATTGGATTGTTTTTTCTAAACCTGTTTTGAAATGTTCTAATCATGTAATTAAGTATCTTGGGCGTTATACCCATCGTGTTGCAATTTCTGATTATCGAATTGTATCAACGGAGAATTCTAAGGTTACTTTTTCCTATCTTGATAATAAGGATGGTGGTAAAAAGAAGTTTATGTCTTTGACTTATGATGAGTTTATGAGACGTTTTCTTATGCATGTGTTGCCTCATCGATTTGTTAAGATTAGGCATTATGGCTTTTTGACTAATCGTTTTAGAGCTAAAAAAGTAGCTCTTTGTCGTAAGTTTATAGCTAAACAAAGTGGCGTTGTTTTAACAGTTACTCCTTCTATTCATAAGTTTGAACTGCTTATTAACCTTATCGGCAAGGAGAAGTTATGTTGTCCAAACTGCGGTAATTTTTACACTTATGTTCACGAAGTAAATCTTAATTAG
- a CDS encoding tyrosine-type recombinase/integrase, giving the protein MYEIYRQSLIKEMELRGYSPRSIESYSKYLLRFLNFTNKPIDSLVPEDLKSFLYFLISRKLSTSYINSAYSSTQLFFTLVLKKPFSLNDVPRIKSSKKLPVVLSRSEVDQIISATTNLKHRAILMTTYSAGLRVSEAVRLKVSDVDSNNMQLHIHSGKGDKDRYAILSHQNLLLLREYFKVYRPTDWLFPSGANSSMHLTSRTVQKTFKASTLKAGILKPVTVHTLRHSFATHLLIAGTDIYTIMQLLGHTSIQTTSIYLHLAPSKVLSVISPLDREVSDFE; this is encoded by the coding sequence ATGTATGAAATTTATCGTCAATCTTTAATTAAAGAAATGGAGCTTCGTGGTTATAGTCCTAGGTCTATCGAATCTTATTCTAAGTACCTCTTACGTTTTCTTAATTTTACAAACAAACCTATCGATTCTCTTGTTCCTGAGGATTTAAAATCTTTTCTCTATTTTTTAATTTCTAGAAAATTGTCTACTTCTTATATCAATAGTGCCTATTCTTCTACCCAACTTTTCTTTACTCTTGTTCTCAAAAAGCCTTTTAGTCTTAATGATGTGCCTCGTATTAAGAGCTCTAAGAAGCTTCCTGTTGTTTTATCTCGCTCTGAAGTAGATCAGATTATTTCTGCTACTACTAATCTTAAGCATAGGGCCATCTTAATGACTACTTATTCTGCAGGTCTTAGAGTTAGCGAAGCTGTTCGTCTCAAAGTTTCTGATGTGGATTCTAATAATATGCAACTCCACATTCATTCGGGTAAGGGTGATAAAGATCGTTATGCTATCCTTTCTCATCAGAACCTTTTATTGCTTCGAGAGTATTTCAAAGTTTATCGTCCCACCGATTGGCTTTTTCCCAGCGGTGCTAACTCTTCGATGCATTTAACATCTAGGACCGTGCAGAAAACTTTCAAAGCCTCTACTTTAAAAGCTGGTATTTTAAAACCGGTTACGGTTCATACCCTTAGGCATTCTTTTGCTACTCATTTACTTATTGCTGGTACTGATATTTATACCATTATGCAACTTCTTGGTCATACTAGTATTCAGACTACTTCTATTTATCTTCATCTTGCACCTTCTAAGGTGCTTTCTGTTATCAGTCCCCTTGATAGGGAGGTGTCAGATTTTGAGTAA